In Humulus lupulus chromosome 6, drHumLupu1.1, whole genome shotgun sequence, a single genomic region encodes these proteins:
- the LOC133784872 gene encoding uncharacterized protein LOC133784872 codes for MNLVRFLNDDEKNLKEDEKYIYILNGLENSLYGVFDTKKIARELWESLNLKYTFEDAGAKKFVVGRFLDYKMVDSKYVSIEELIVRLPIEEDNKNSEKKSSIQDVAKANLMEQDQNSRGKKNFKPSDKGFKFGPNGGISKKPFKFLGKSFNYNKPGHKSADCRLPKKKQSNEAHLVDSISKDVDLINLSAMVSEINLVNSKPMEWWIDTGATQHVCSDKILFKSFKQVDNGEKFFMRNSDTSKIAG; via the exons ATGAATCTTGTGAGATTCCTTAATGATGATGAAAAAAATCTCAAAGAAGATGAAAAATATATCTACATTTTGAATGGTTTGGAAAACTCTTTGTATGGAGTATTTGATACAAAGAAAATAGCTAGAGAACTGTGGGAGTCCTTAAACCTAAAATATACATTTGAGGATGCTGGTGCAAAGAAATTTGTTGTTGGACGGTTCCTAGATTATAAAATGGTTGATTCCAAATAT GTGAGCATTGAAGAATTAATTGTTAGACTTCCTATCGAAGAAGACAACAAGAATTCGGAAAAAAAGAGTTCAATACAAGATGTGGCTAAGGCCAACCTAATGGAGCAAGATCAAAACTCCAGGGGAAAGAAAAACTTCAAACCTAGCGATAAAGGGTTCAAGTTTGGGCCAAATGGAGGAATCTCGAAAAAGCCATTCAAATTTCTTGGCAAGAGCTTTAACTACAATAAGCCGGGTCACAAGTCCGCGGATTGTAGACTGCCAAAGAAGAAACAAAGTAATGAGGCTCATCTGGTGGATAGCATCTCCAAAGATGTTGATCTAATAAATCTATCAGCCATGGTTTCTGAGATAAACCTAGTCAATTCCAAACCAATGGAGTGGTGGattgatactggtgccactcAGCATGTATGCTCAGATAAGATTCTATTCAAATCTTTTAAACAGGTAGATAATGGCGAGAAGTTCTTCATGAGAAATTCTGACACATCTAAAATTGCGGGTTAA
- the LOC133784873 gene encoding uncharacterized mitochondrial protein AtMg00810-like, translated as MDVKSAFLNGILQEEVYVKQPQGFEDPQFPNHVYKLKKDLYGLKGNVDNTVFIRYFTEGIFVAQIYVDAIIFGSTCASEIPKFVDLMTSEFEMSLIGDLTYFLGLQIKQLETGIFISQSKYTRNMLEKFGIGNSKHAHTPIGTTTKLTKDETEESVDPTLYRSMIGSILYLTTSHPDISFSVGLCARYQANPKQSHLTVVKRIFKYLGETIDLGLWYSCDTTMSLVGYSDSDWAGSVDDRKSTSGGCFFVGNNLVSWLSKKQNYISLFAAEAEYIAAGSCCTQLIWLNKMLTGYVFSQDSLVLFCDSTNAINMSKNPVQHSRTKHIDNSYGFWFIDLVGVHPSLAHLDKDLQPSSSQLKRLPYLDAMERAAFH; from the exons atggatgtcaagagcGCCTTTTTGAATGGAATTCTACAGGAAGAAGTTTATGTCAAACAGCCTCAAGGTTTTGAAGACCCACAGTTCCCCAATCATGTGTACAAACTCAAAAAGGATTTATACGGGTTGAA AGGAAATGTAGACAACACCGTGTTCATCAGGTACTTCACTGAAGGTATATTTGTGGCCCAAATATATGTGGACGCAATTATTTTTGGTTCAACTTGTGCAAGTGAAATTCCTAAGTTTGTTGACCTCATGACTAGTGAATTCGAAATGAGCTTAATTGGGGATCTTACATATTTCCTAGGACTTCAAATCAAACAACTAGAGACTGGTATTTTCATTTCTCAATCCAAGTATACCAGAAACATGTTAGAGAAGTTTGGTATAGGAAACTCAAAGCACGCCCATACACCCATAGGCACAACTACTAAGTTGACCAAAGATGAAACTGAAGAGTCTGTAGATCCAACTCTGTACAGAAGTATGATAGGAAGTATCCTCTACTTAACTACCAGTCATCCTGACATTAGTTTCAGTGTCGGACTGTGTGCCCGATACCAAGCCAATCCTAAACAATCCCATCTTACTGTCGTCAAGagaatttttaaatatttaggtGAAACAATAGATTTAGGATTGTGGTACTCATGTGATACCACCATGTCCTTGGTTGGTTATAGTGATTCTGACTGGGCTGGCAGTGTAGATGATAGAAAGAGTACGTCAGGGGGATGTTTCTTTGTAGGAAATAATCTAGTGTCATGGCTAAGCAAAAAACAGAACTATATCTCTCTTTTCGCAGCCGAAGCTGAGTATATTGCTGCAGGTAGCTGTTGTACTCAGCTAATTTGGCTGAACAAGATGCTCACAGGCTATGTTTTTTCCCAAGATTCATTAGTCCTTTTCTGTGACAGTACAAATGCAATAAACATGTCAAAAAATCCGGTCCAACACTCAAGAACCAAACATATTGATAACAG TTATGGTTTCTGGTTTATTGATTTGGTCGGAGTACATCCTTCACTTGCTCATCTAGACAAAGATCTTCAGCCGAGTTCTTCCCAGCTAAAAAGGCTACCCTATCTAGATGCAATGGAAAGAGCTGCCTTTCACTAA